A stretch of DNA from Halobacteriovorax vibrionivorans:
ACCTGGCCTAAAGGAGAACATATCAACTGGTCTAAAACCTAATAATAAAGTTGCTTCCCGACGATATCCCACTTCAGTAAAAATTGGTTCTGTTTTACCGAAACTAGCATTTTCACTATAACTAAACTCTGCATTGTAGATACGATTTCCAAAAGTAGATGCCGATAATAAAAGTCCAATAAGAATAAAATAAGCCTTCATAAAACCTCTTATATTTTATTTTAGGCTCTTTTTTTACGATTAATTTTTAATATTTCCTTTTTAATTTCTTTAAGCTCTTTACCAAAATTTACTATTTCGTTATCAACGAGCTCTCCCTTTGCTACTTTATAAAGAGTACTGTTTATGAGCGTTTGATAAGGAATACCTTGACGGTCTGCTTCTTTTTGAAAGTAGTTTAGAACTTCTTGCTCTAATCTTAAGTTAATCCGAGCAGCTTTTGTTTTCTTTGCAATTTCTTTAAAGTCTCTATGATCTGAAGCCTTCTTAAAATCACCTGCTGCAAAATTGTCTGCAATGGTTTTTTCTTTTTTAGATAATTTTTTATTCATCTCTCTCTCCATCAATAAACTTTTTAAAACGTCTATCTGGAATTATCGTCTTAAGAAATATTTCAGTTTCTGTTTCAACAAAGGGTACGATACATGGATAATTATTAATTACAACGAGAAGAACTTTTTGATTTTTGAAGTTTCCACTTGGATTACTAAATACCCCATAGAACTTATCATTTTCTATAGAATCCAAAACATCTTCAAACGAAAGACCACGCTCATTTTGTAACTTCAAATTCTTTGTATCGTTCCAATTGAACAGCTTATCTGTGTACATTGTACACCACTCCTTCTTGCATAACAACACCCGTTGATATGCAACAAGAAGAAATATTGTCAGACCCTTAAATTGCTGAAATTATTGAAACAAGTAATAAGAAAAAGTATATTTTAAAAATATTAGAATAAATAAGCGATATTCAATCCAAAACCTAGGCCATCGTAATCGACTTCGTTTTTCTCACTAATGAAAATATAATCCACGGCCAGGCTCGCATCTAGCTTAGCGTTGCGAAATCCAAAGTCACTTCCTAATTTAACTAAAGATGTATCCTCTGAAACACCAGGAGCATTACTTGATGCATAAGAAAGTCCTGGAGTCACATAGAAGTTATTTAAGATTAGAAATTCTCCATCAATATCAAACTCTAAAGACGTAAAGTTGTTTCCATCTGTCGTGCCACCATCATCTTTATAATAGTTTCCAAAACCAAATTTAAAACTTCCATCAATTTCAACGCTTCCAACAAGTTTTGTCATATTACTAAAGACAGAAAAACGCTTTCCTCTCGTTAGATCATCA
This window harbors:
- a CDS encoding CopG family antitoxin codes for the protein MNKKLSKKEKTIADNFAAGDFKKASDHRDFKEIAKKTKAARINLRLEQEVLNYFQKEADRQGIPYQTLINSTLYKVAKGELVDNEIVNFGKELKEIKKEILKINRKKRA
- a CDS encoding toxin, with protein sequence MYTDKLFNWNDTKNLKLQNERGLSFEDVLDSIENDKFYGVFSNPSGNFKNQKVLLVVINNYPCIVPFVETETEIFLKTIIPDRRFKKFIDGERDE